The Eleutherodactylus coqui strain aEleCoq1 chromosome 6, aEleCoq1.hap1, whole genome shotgun sequence genome window below encodes:
- the LOC136631984 gene encoding trypsin-like, translating into MLLLLVAALLGSAVKAYSIDRIIGGEECVPNSQPWQVALYFFDRFICGGVLINEYWVLTAAHCNTSNIQVRLGEHNLNVSEETEQLTYAAKICPHKNYSMWTNDNDIMLLKLASPAILNENVTTISLTNEPVEDNANCLISGWGAITSCPEVTYPDVLMCLNVTTFPDADCQQFYEAGGITANMFCAGDLEGGKDSCQGDSGGPLVCGSQLYGIISWGDPVCGQPNMPGVYTKVFNYLAWITYVMENEDSDVCR; encoded by the exons ATGTTACTGCTACTTGTGGCGGCTCTGCTGGGGTCCGCAG taaaggcCTATTCCATAGACCGGATTATAGGAGGAGAGGAATGTGTTCCCAATTCTCAGCCATGGCAGGTGGCTCTCTACTTTTTTGATAGATTTATCTGCGGGGGAGTGCTCATAAATGAATACTGGGTTTTGACAGCTGCTCATTGCAATACATC GAACATTCAGGTTCGTCTTGGAGAACATAATCTGAACGTGTCTGAAGAGACAGAACAGTTAACGTATGCTGCGAAAATATGTCCACATAAGAATTACAGTATGTGGACAAACGATAATGACATTATGCTCCTGAAACTGGCATCACCAGCTATACTTAATGAAAATGTGACTACAATCTCTTTAACTAATGAGCCAGTGGAGGATAATGCCAACTGTCTAATCTCAGGATGGGGAGCGATCACCAGCTGCCCAGAgg TGACATACCCCGATGTCCTGATGTGTCTCAATGTTACTACTTTTCCTGATGCTGACTGTCAGCAATTCTATGAAGCTGGAGGCATAACTGCGAACATGTTCTGCGCTGGAGACCTTGAAGGAGGAAAAGATTCTTGCCAG GGAGACTCTGGAGGTCCTCTGGTTTGTGGGTCACAACTATATGGGATAATATCATGGGGAGATCCAGTCTGTGGACAACCAAATATGCCTGGAGTCTACACCAAAGTTTTCAACTACCTCGCCTGGATTACTTATGTGATGGAAAATGAGGATTCTGATGTATGTCGGTAA
- the LOC136631985 gene encoding trypsin-like, with translation MSLLLVAALLGAVVDGRSYDRIIGGFECVPHSQPWQVSLYYFDEFICGGVLIKENWVLTAAHCKQPSLQIRLGEHNIEEYKGTEQFTYADKICPHSGFNARTYDNDIMLLKLPSPVTLDENVQTIELHCPLPPPGTSCLASGWGSTSSPEQTYPAALQCVNLEMIADDICKKAYTGEITDNMFCAGVMEGWKDTCQGDSGGPLVCNSKLSGITSWGNIPCAQPNLPGVYTRLCNYLDWIRDTIAKGDCLP, from the exons ATGTCCCTACTGCTGGTGGCcgctctgctgggggctgtcg TGGATGGACGCTCCTATGACCGGATTATTGGAGGTTTTGAGTGTGTGCCTCACTCTCAGCCATGGCAGGTCAGCCTTTATTATTTTGATGAGTTCATCTGTGGAGGAGTCCTGATAAAAGAGAACTGGGTCCTGACAGCagcacattgcaaacagcc GAGTCTGCAGATTCGTCTTGGAGAACACAATATAGAGGAGTACAAAGGAACGGAGCAGTTCACCTATGCTGATAAAATATGTCCTCACTCAGGATTTAATGCAAGGACCTATGACAATGACATTATGCTGCTGAAACTGCCCTCTCCGGTGACCCTAGATGAGAACGTCCAGACCATAGAGCTTCActgcccccttcctcctcctggaACCAGCTGTCTTGCCTCAGGATGGGGGTCCACCTCCAGCCCTGAGC AGACCTATCCAGCCGCGCTGCAGTGTGTGAACCTGGAGATGATTGCTGATGATATCTGCAAGAAAGCTTATACTGGTGAGATAACGGACAACATGTTCTGCGCTGGAGTCATGGAGGGCTGGAAAGACACCTGTCAG GGAGACTCAGGGGGACCTCTGGTGTGTAATTCAAAGTTGAGTGGAATCACATCCTGGGGTAACATTCCATGTGCTCAACCCAATCTTCCAGGAGTTTACACCAGACTCTGCAATTACCTGGATTGGATCAGAGACACGATTGCGAAGGGTGACTGTCTCCCATAA